Below is a genomic region from Jatrophihabitans sp..
AAGGCCAAGGCGGCGAAGGCCAAGGCGGCAGCCAAGGCCAACGCTGCGGCCAAGGCCAAGGCCAACGCTGCGGCCAAGGCCAAGGCCAAGGCCAAGGCAGCGGCCAAGGCCAAGGCCAGGGCAGCGAGCAGGCTCCAGCCCGGTCAGGCTGCTGGGCGGCTCCCGGCAAGCCAGCGCGACCGTGAGAAGCAGCTCGAAAGTGACCGGCAAGCCCTCGAGCGAAAGCATGCCGGTGCGGCTCGCTTCGTAGAGCGGCCCGGGGACGACCGATCCACTACCCCCGCCGGAAACAGGCTGGCGGAGCGGTTGGCGGCCGCCCAGGCCGCGGCCAAGCTTCGCGCGGAGGCCGAGCGTGCCGCGCAGGCCCAGCGTGCCGCGCAGGCACGGGCGCAGGCGCGGGCCGAAAGGGCCAGGCGGGCAGCCCAGGCCTTGTTACCGACCCGTCCGGCGGCGCCGAGCACCGCCGTGCCGGCACCGACCCCTGCCCTGCCGGCGCGGGTCGTTCCCGCCCAGCCGGCGGGCAACGTCCAGAACCCCATTCAGGCCGGCAGCGGCCAGGGCAGCGGCGCCAGCCAGGGGTCCGGGACCACCGCGCCCTCAGCCAGGCCCAGCGCGCCGAGCGCCCGCCCGGCAGCGCCGGTCCAGCAGAACAACCCTCCGGCCAGCAAGCCCTCGGTCAGCAAGCCGAGCGAGGTGGTGTTGGCGATTCCCAAGCGGATCGCCCAGGCCGGCCTCTCGGTCGGACTGGTCCCGCTGGTGCTGCTGATCGTGGTGTGCCTCATCGCGCTCTGCCTGGTCATCCTTGGCACCCGGCGGCGCAGCTTCGACGAGAGCGGGATCGGCTAGAACCGGTCGATCAGGCTGCGATGGCGTGAGCCGACCGAACCAGTCTGGCTTCGCGCTGCCGCCTCTTCAGGGCGTCGACGGTCAGCACCACGAGGGCGACCCAGACCAGGGCGAAGCCCACCAGCCGGGCCGGTGGCATCGGCTCGTGCCGAATGCCCACCCCGACCCCGAACTGCAGCACCGGCGCCAGGTACTGCAGCAAGCCGATCGAGGTCAACGGCAACCGCCGGGCGGCGGCCCCGAACAGCAGCAGCGGAATCGCTGTGACCACTCCGGTGCCGATCAGCAGCAACGCGTGGGGCAGGCCATGGTGCCCGAAGGCCAGTTCGGACTGCTCAGCCAGCACGATCAGGGTCAGCAGCGCGGGACCGGCCATCACCGCGGTCTCGACGGCCAGGGTCTCCACGGCGCCGGCGCTGACCTGCTTCTTGAGGAAGCCGTAGCAACCGAATGAGATGGCCAGCGTGAGAGCGATCCACGGCAACCGGCCGTAGTCCACGGTGAGCACCACGATGGCCACCGTGGCGATCCCGACAGCGATCCACTGCGCGCGGCTCAGGCGCTCCTTGAGCACCAGCACGCCGAGCATGATGGTGAACAGCGGGTTGATGAAGTACCCGAGGCTGGTCTCGATCACGTGGCCGCTGTTGACGGCCCAGATGTAGACGCCCCAGTTGACCGATACCAGGACGGCCGCCAGCGCCAACCGCGCCAGCTTCCTCCGATCGGCCACCAGCAGGCGCACTGCAGGGAGGTTGCGCATCAGGACCAGCACCACGACGATCAGCAGCAGCGACCAGACCATCCGCTGGGCCAGGATCTCTACGGCGCCGGCCGGCTTCAGCAGCGGCCAGTAGAGCGGAAAGAGTCCCCAGAGCAGGTACGCGCTGAATCCGTACGCCAGGCCCTTGCGGTTCTCGGTGCGCAAACGCTAGCCGACTGTCCAGGTGTCGCTGCCGCGCAGCAGGCTCGTCAGCGCGGCGGCATCACCGGGCGCCTTGGCCTTGGCCACCGAAAGCTGGTCATTGAGCAACTGGTCATAGCTCGGGCGGGTGACATCACGGAAGACGCCCATCGGCGAGTACCGGGAGTCGATCTGGGACAGCCGGGACAGCGCGAAGGCGTAGGACGGGTCCTCGGCGTGGGCGTCGTGCACCACGACCCGCGGGTCGCCCGGGGCGACGTCGTCCTCGACGCGCAGGGAACCGGTGAGCGGGTCGCGTACCACGGCCTTGGACGTCGGCGAGTCGGTCGGGCCGAACCGGATCTCCTTGCCGTGCTCCAGGCCGATGATCCACTCGCCCTTGGTGTCGGAGTCCTTGAGCAGGTCGAAGGCGCCGTCGTTGAAGATGTTGCAGTTCTGATAGATCTCGACCAGCGAGGTGCCCTGGTGCTCGGTGGCGGCCCGCAGCACCGAGGTGAGGTGCTTGCGGTCGGAGTCCAGCGTGCGGCCGACGAAGGTGGCCTCGGCGCCCAGCGCCAGTGACACCGGGTTGAACGGGTTGTCCAGCGATCCCATCGGCGTCGACTTGGTGATCTTGCCGCGCTCGCTGGTGGGGGAGTACTGGCCCTTGGTCAAGCCGTAGATCCGGTTGTTGAACAGCAGGATGGTCAGGTTGACGTTGCGGCGCAGCGAGTGGATCAGGTGGTTGCCGCCGATGGACAGGGCATCGCCGTCACCGGTCACCACGAACACCTTGAGGTCCGGCCGGCTGGTCGACAGGCCGGTGGCGATCGCCGGCGCCCGGCCATGGATGGAGTGCATGCCGTAGGTGTTCATGTAGTACGGGAAGCGGGAGGAGCACCCGATGCCGGAGATGAAGACGATGTTCTCGCGGGGGATGTTCAGCTCCGGCATGAATCCCTGGACGGCAGCCAGCACCGCGTAGTCACCGCAGCCGGGACACCAGCGAACCTCCTGGTCGGTCTTGAAGTCCTTGGCCTTGAGCCCGAGGTCAGTCATTGCTGGTCACGACTCCCTGCAACATGTCGGCGAGTTCGGCCGCCCTGAAGGGCATGCCCCGGACCTGGGTCACCGAGATGACGTCGGTCAGATAGCGGCCCCTGACCAACAACGCGAGCTGGCCCATGTTCATTTCAGGGATGACCACCTTGTCGTAGCGGGCCAGCACCTCGCCCAGGTTGGCCGGGAACGGGTTGAGGTGGCGCAGGTGGGCCTGGGCAATCGGGTGACCGGCCCGGCGGACCCGCCGAACCGCGGCGCCGATCGGACCGTAGGTCGAGCCCCAGCCCAGCACCAGCACCTTCGCCCCGCCGGTGGCGTCATCGACCTCGAGCGCCGGGATGGTCTTGGCGACGCCGTCGACCTTGGCCTGCCTGGTGCGCACCATGAAGTCGTGGTTGTCCGGGTCATAGGAGATGTTGCCGGTCTTGTCGGCCTTCTCGATGCCGCCGATCCGGTGTTCCAGCCCCGGGGTGCCCGGAATGGCCCACGGCCGGGCAAGGGTCTCGGGGTCGCGCAGGTAGGGCAGGAACTCACCGGCCTCGCCGTTGGGCCGGTCCAGGAAGTCGACGCTGAGATCGGGCAGCTCGGCGAGCTCGGGCAACCGCCAGGGCTCCGAGCCGTTGGCGATGTAGCCGTCGGAGAGCAGGAACACCGGGGTGCGGTAGGTGGTGGCGATCCGAATCGCCTCGATGGCGGCGTCGAAGCAGTCCGCCGGTGATCGGGGCGCCACGATCGGGACCGGGGCCTCGCCGTTACGGCCGTACATCGCCTGCAGCAGGTCGCTCTGCTCGGTCTTGGTCGGCAGGCCGGTGGACGGCCCGCCGCGCTGGACGTCGACGATCACCAGTGGCAGCTCGAGGCTGACCGCCAGGCCGATCGTCTCGGCCTTGAGCGCCACACCAGGCCCGGAGGAGGTGGTGACGCCCAGCGCCCCGCCGAACGAGGCGCCCAGGGCCGCGCCGATGCCGGCGATCTCGTCCTCGGCCTGGAAGGTGGTCACGCCGAAGCGCTTGTGCTTGGACAGCTCGTGCAGGATGTCGGAGGCCGGCGTGATCGGGTAGGCGCCGAGGAACAGCGGCAGCTTGCTCAGCTGGGCTCCCGCGATCAGCCCGTAGGCCAGCGCCAGGTTGCCGGCGATGTTGCGGTAGCTGCCCGCGGCCAGCGGGGCCGGCTTGATCTCGTAGGAGACCCCGAAGGCCTCGGTGGTCTCGCCGTAGTTCCAACCGGCCTTGAACGCCGCGATGTTGGCCTCGGCGATCTCGGGCTTCTTGGCGAACTTCTCGCGCAGGAACTGCAGCGTGCCCTCGGTGGGCCGGGAGTACATCCAGGACAGCAGGCCCAGGGCGTACATGTTCTTGGAACGGCCGGCGTCCTTGCGGGACAGGCTGGTGTGGGTCAGCGCGTCCAGGGTCAGCTGGGTGAGGTCCAGGGCGTGCACCGTGAAGGAGTCCAGGGTGCCGTCGGTGAGGGGGTTGGAGGACCAGCCGATCCGGGCCAGGGCGCGCTCGGTGAAGTCACGGGTGTCGACGATGATCGTGGCGCCCTTGAGCAGGTCGCCGAGGTTGGCCTTCAGGGCCGCCGGGTTCATCGCCACCAGCACGTCGGGGCGGTCGCCGGGGGTCAGGATGTCGTGGTCGGCGAAGTGCAGTTGGAAGGACGAGACACCGGCCAGCGTTCCGGCAGGAGCCCGGATCTCGGCCGGGAAGTTCGGCTGGCTGGACAGGTCGTTGCCGAAGTTCGCCGTTTCCTGGGTGAAGCGGTCGCCGGTCAGCTGCATACCGTCACCCGAGTCACCCGCGATCCGGATGACTACTCGATCGAGTTGCTGGACCTTTGTGGACATGCGGCTGTCCGCCTCCAATACCGCTAAGAAATGAACAGTCACCGAAACCGGCACGGCGTCAGGCGCTGCCTCTCCATGGTAGAGAGGGGGCGACGTTGAGTCCGAGTGGCCTCGCTCACGACTGGTCAAGCTGTGGAAAACTCTGCTCTCAGGTGAAACGTCTGTCTAGCCTTGCTCACTATGCGAGCACGGGAAGAGGGGAGCGGCCCGGCGGCTGACCTTGAGGTCGATTTCGAGGACCTGACGCAGCTGGTGAACACTTTGCGGGCGCTGGCCGACGGGCTTTCCCGAGATGGTGCTTTATGTGGCCATGTGAATGATCCTGACCTAGCGGACGCAATTGGTCGAGTAGAGCAAAACTGGAACAAACATCGAGTTACATTGCAGACATTTCTATACAGCGCGGCTACCTCGGTGGCAACTAGTCTAGCGGGATATCACCAAATTGAGACCGAGATAGCGCGAGGGGCTTCCGCAAGCCGCTAAAGGTCGCTCCGGCTCGCGGTTGGGGTTAAAACAAGGGTGGAATCTCGGCTCGTCGCGGGCCTGCGGGACCAGCCCGGATCTCGGCCAGAAAAGCCTTCCACCAACTTCTGGTTTCAAGACCGTCCGGATGGTATTTTCTGGCAAGGACGGTGTCCGAATTGAAGCAGATTGAGCTACGACTTTCCTAAATCATGTCTAGAAGCCGGCCGTCGCGGGTACTACCAACGCGGCAACTAAACCCGGTGCAGGTGGTTGGCGTAATTGCACGTGAGCAAGGGGGGCGTTATGGACAGCGATCTCCACGCGTTGGAGTTGCCGGCCTTCGAGCTGGACTGCCGCGAGTGGCTGGTGGCCACGCCGGACGACGGCTCGGTGCCCGAAGAGGTGGCCGGCGCCCCCGTGGTGGCGGTGCTCAGCACCGCCGTGGTCCGCGTCAGCCGCCTGGCCCCCGCCAGCGCCGTGCTCAGCATCGGGCTGCTGGACGAACCGGCCGAAGCGAACCGGCTCGACGCCGACTGCCCGGTCGCCGAACTGATGGATGTGGCAGCCGGCTCGGCCCGATACGTGGTTCCCGCGCCCGACGGCCGGCTGGCCTTGCTGGCCGAGTTCACCGCCGGCAGCGACTGCGACGAGCTGCTGCGCAGGTTCCAGAAGCTGATGGCCTCGTTCAGGTGGGCCGACCAGCGTGGGGGACCGGCCAGCGCGGCCAGCTGACCGCACGTAATCCCTGCGCCCACCGGGTCTGACTGCGCGCTATTCCGCCTGACTGCGCGCTCCCCCGACTGCCCCTACTTCGCGGCGGCAGCCCTGCTCAGACCCCGGGCCAGCTCCCGGCGTGCCACGTCGATGACGTACTGGCCGTAGCCGGACTTGGCCAGCGCCTCACCCAGAGCCAGCGCCTGGTGGGCGTCGATGTAGCCACGGTTCAGCGCGATCTCTTCCAGGCACGCGATCCGGACGCCCTGACGATGCTCGAGAACCTGGACGAACTGGCCGGCTTCGATCAGGGAGTCGTGGGTTCCGGTGTCCAGCCAGGCGGTGCCGCGGCCCAGGTCGATGAGCTCGGCGGTGCCCTGGGCCACGTACAGGTTGTTCAGGTCGGTGATCTCCAGCTCGCCCCGGGCCGAGGGCCGCAGCTGGGCCGCGGCGTCCAGGACGTCGTTGTCGTAGAAGTACAGCCCGGTCACCGCCAGGTTCGACTTCGGCACGGCCGGCTTCTCCTCGATGGAGATCAGCCGGCCGTCGGCGTCGGCCTCGGCGACGCCGTAGCGCTGCGGGTCCGAGACCTGGTAGCCGAACAGCCGGCAGCCGACGGTGAGCTGGGCGGCCTCGACCAGGGTGCGCCCGAGCAGGTGGCCGTAGAAGATGTTGTCCCCGAGGACCAGCGCAACGCTGTCCGAGCCGACATGCTCGCGGCCGATCAGGAACGCCTGAGCCAGGCCGGCCGGCTCGGGTTGCACCGCATAGCTCAGCTCGATGCCGAAATCCGAGCCGTCGCCGAGCAGCCGGATGAACTGATCCTGGTCGTGCGGGGTCGTGATCACGAGAATCTCGGTGATGCCGGCCAGCATCAGGACCGACAGCGGGTAGTAGATCATCGGCTTGTCATAGACCGGCAGCAGCTGCTTGCTGACCGCACGGGTGATCGGATGCAGGCGCGAGCCCGAACCGCCGGCGAGAATGATGCCCTTCATCGCGGTCGGCGGGGTTACCGGTAGTTGTCGAACTGCAGCGCCACGCCGTAGTCGCCGGCCTTGAGCAGCGCGATGACGGCCTGCAGGTCGTCGCGTTTCTTGCCCGACACCCGCAACTGGTCCCCTTGGATCTGGGCCTGGACACCCTTGGGACCTTCGTCCCGGATGGCCTTGGCGATCTTCTTGGCCACGTCGGCCTCGATGCCCTGCTTGAGCGAGCCGGTGATCACGTACTGCTTGCCCGAGACCTTGGGCTCACCGGCGTCCAGCGCTTTGAGCGAGATCGAGCGCTTGATCAATTTCTCCTTGAAGACCTCCAGGGCGGCTACGGCGCGCTCCTCGGTGTCGGCCTTGACGATGATGCCGAGCTCGCCCGACCACCCGATGGAGGCGTTGGTGCCCCGGAAGTCGAAGCGCTGGCTGAGTTCTTTGGCGGCCTGGTTGAGGGCGTTGTCGGCTTCCTGGCGATCGATCTTGCTGACGACGTCGAAGGATGGATCGGCCATGGCGTTCGGTGCTCCTAGCGAGATGGGCGTTTCAGTTGCGGCGGTGAAGCTGTGTCTGGCTACCGCGACGGTAGCGGAGCGCCCTGGCGGCGGGTGTGCCGGCCGTACTGAAGTCGTTCACCGCCGGGGCTGAACCCAGGCAGATCTCGCCGGGGCGGGCCCTCGCGGGCGGGGGCTGAAGCGGGCGATGACCTCGTGTACGCTCGTTTGCGCCCACACCGATCCGGCGTGCGGTAGCAGTTGACACGGTGTCTCATTCAAGGCGGTTTGCCCGAGTGGCCAAAGGGAGCAGACTGTAAATCTGCCGGCTCAGCCTACGTTGGTTCGAACCCAACAGCCGCCACAGAACGGACCCCTCGGCGTGATGCCGAGGGGTCCTTTCTATCCCTGGCTAGCGTCCCTGCCCCGATCCAGCCCCGTCCGGCGTGCACACCGCCCGCAGGCTGGGGACCCCAGCGAGGCCATGGACGCTTCGGCTGGATCCTCCAGATCAAATTGCCTACGGATTTCGTAGCAGGGGGTTGCCAACCGACTACTTAGGGTTCATACTTAGCATGCCCTGGTGGTCGTTCCCCCGTGCGATCACCAGGGCTTTTCCATGCCCGCAGCCGCACCGTCCGGCCAATTTAGAGATCGGCTGCGAGGTCGGGTAGAGTTCACCCGGCGTTGGAGGCAGTCCGTTCAGCATGCGGGTCGGCCTGTTTTCGGCGCCAGTGTCTGGCCCCCTTAGCTCAGTCGGCAGAGCGTCTCCATGGTAAGGAGAAGGTCTACGGTTCGATTCCGTAAGGGGGCTCTGGTTCGCCGGAACACTCGCTGACGAGGCCTCTGGCAGCACAGGGCGGGGTAGCTCAGCCTGGTAGAGCAAGCGGCTCATAATCGCTGTGTCGCCGGTTCAAGTCCGGCCCTCGCTACCGAACAGATCGCAGGACCTTCTACCGAAAGGCACGACAGTGGCAGCCACCGATGTCCGACCGAAGATCACCTTGGCATGCCAGGAGTGCAAGCATCGCAACTACATCACCAAGAAGAACCGCCGCAACGATCCCGACCGGCTGGATCTGAAGAAGTTCTGCCCCAACTGCGGCAAGCACACCGCCCACCGCGAAACCCGGTAGGCCTCCGCACCTCTCCGACTGGCGCCGCCCCGGCAGGGACGGCGCCAGTCGGCGTTTGGCTCCCCGCCGGTCCCGGCGTGTGCCCCCGAGCGGTCAGGGCAAAGGCGGGCGCTCTGGCCCGCGCCGGGGTGAGATAGCGTGCGGGTATGCCGCTGGATCAGTCATTCGAGGGCCGGGTATACCCGCCCACCCGGCCCTACGAGGTCGCCCGCGAGAAGATCCGCGAGTTCGCCGACGCGATCGGAGACGAGAACCCGGTGTACCGGGACCAGGCAGCCGCGAAGGCGCTCGGGTACTCCGACGTGATCGCTCCGCCGACCTTTCCCATCGTCATGTCGATGCGGGCGGCCTCGCAGGTGATCGCCGATCCGGAGTTCGGACTCGACTACTCCAAGGTGGTGCACGGCGAGCAGCGATTCAGCTACACCCGGCCGGTTCAGGCAGGCGACGTGCTGCAAGTGAGAGTGCGGGTGGAGTCGGTCCGGGTCGCGGCCGGCAACGACCTGATCACCACCCGGGGCGACATCTCCACGGTGGACGGCGAGCTGGTCGTCACCGCCTACTCGACCCTGGTGGCCCGTGGCACGGCGGCGCAGGCATGAGCGTCCGCTTCGCCGACGTGTCGGTCGGCACCCAGCTGCCCGCGCAGACCTTTCCCCTGGAGCGGGTCAACTTGATCCGTTACGCGGGCGCGTCCGGCGACTTCAACCCGATCCACTGGAACCAGCAGACCGCGGTCGCGGTCGGGCTGCCCGACGTCATCGCGCACGGGATGCTGACAATGGCGACAGCAGTCCGGGTGGTGACCGACTGGCTCGGCGACCCAGGCGCGGTGCTGGATTACAAGGTCCGATTCAGCAAGCCGGTGGTGGTGACAGCGGATGCGCCCACCCCGCTCGAGGTCACCGGGGTGGTGCGCTCGATGGACTCCTCGGACCAGACCGCCGAGATCCAGCTGACCGCCTCGGTGCCAGGTCAGACGGTCCTGACCAAGGCGCGGGTCCGGGTCCGGCTGGCGTCCTGATGACCACCCGGCACGATCGCGAGGTGACGGCATGAGCACTGAGAACGGTTCCGAGGCCGGCGAGGACGTCAGGCTGAGCAGGAACGACGACGCCGAACGCTATGAGATCTGGCTGGGCGGACGCCGGGTGGGCCTGGCCGACTTCTTCCGGCGCGGGGACGTGGTGGTCATCCCGCACACCGAGACCTCGCCGGAGTTCGGCGGCCGGGGCCTGGCCAGCCAGCTGGTGCGCTACAGCCTGGACGACATCCGGGCCCAAGGCCTGCGAGTCGAGCCTGCCTGCCCGTTCGTCGCCGCCTACATCCGCAAGAACCCGGAGTACGCCGACCTGGTCAGCCAGGCCTGACAGCGGCTCAGCTGTCAGTCACGGCCAACCAGCTGTCAGTCATCAGGTGTCAACTGTCAGCCATCAGTTGTCAGCAACAGCTTCAGCTGTCAGCCACCAGCTTCTGGATCCGACCGATGCCCTCGGCCAGGTCCGCGTCGCCCAGGGCGTAGGACAGCCGCAGGTAACCCGGCGTGCCGAACGCCTCGCCCGGTACCACGGCCACCTCCACCTCGTCGAGGATCAGGGTGGCCAGTTCGGCCGAGGTGGTGGCCGTCCGGCCGCGCAGGGACCGGCCGAGCAGGCCCTTGACCTGGGGGTAGGCGTAGAAGGCGCCCCCCGGAGTGGGGCACACGACGCCGTCGATGGCCCGCAGCATGTCGAGGATCGTCTGCCGGCGGCGATCGAAGGCCGTGCGCATCTCGGCGACCGCGGACAGGTCACCGCTGACCGCGGCCAGAGCCGCCACCTGGGCGACGTTGGAGACGTTCGAGGTGGCGTGTGACTGCAGGTTCGAGGCCGCCTTGACCACGTCCGGGGGCCCGATCAGCCAGCCGACCCGCCAACCGGTCATGGCGTAGGTCTTGGCGACGCCGTTGAGCACCACCACCCGGTCGGCCAGGTCGGGGGTGGCGGTGGCGATCGAGACGTTGCGGTGCTCGCCGTAGACCAGGTGCTCATAGATCTCGTCGGTCACCACCCACAGGCCGTGCTCGGCCGCCCAGGAGCCGATCGCGGCCACCTGCTCGCCCGGGTAGACCGCGCCGGAGGGGTTGGACGGGGAGACGAACAGCAGCACCTTGGTGCGTTCGGTGCGGGCCGCCTCCAGCTGGTCGACGCTGGCCAGGTAGCCGGTGGTCTCGTCGGTCTGCACCTCGACCGGCACGCCGCCGGCCAGCCTGACGGCCTCGGGGTAGGTCGTCCAGTAGGGGGCGACCAGCAGCACCTCGTCACCGGGGTCCAGCAGCGTGGCGAAGGTGTTGTACACCGCCTGCTTGCCTCCGTTGGTGATCAGGACCTGGGACGCCTCGACGGAGTAACCGGAGTCGCGCAGGGTCTTGGCCGCTACCGCCGTCCGCAGCTCCGGCAGCCCGGCGACCGGGGTGTAGCGGTGGTAGCGGGACTGCTGGGCGGCTTCGCGGGCCGCCTGCACGATGTAGTCGGGGGTGGCGAAGTCCGGTTCGCCGGCGCCGAAGCCGATCACCGGGCGGCCGGCGGCCTTCAATGCCTTGGCCTTGGCGTCGACGGCCAGGGTGGCAGACTCAGCGATGGCTGAGATGCGATCTGAGATGCGGATGCCCATGGGTGTCATGGTCCCAGATGCCCGCGCCGGCCGGTGCCGGGGCGAGCGGCTTTTGGCCGCAGCGGTAGGACCCTTTACACTGGCTCTCCGGGTCCATGTCGGGCCGTGCGTAAGCGTGCGCGGATCGAAGTTGCTTAGGCGGCGTCGCGCCGGTTCACACGGTGGCGAGTGGGTTCACTTTGGCAGAACAGCCTGGCTGGTCGGTCAAAGGGGCGTGGCTCAATTGGTAGAGCACCGGTCTCCAAAACCGGCGGTTGCAGGTTCGAGTCCTGCCGCCCCTGCGCGATCAGCGCCGTCTGCGTTCACCTCAGGTGAGCACCAGCGGCGCCCGAGAGGAGAAACCGGTGACTGAGACACAGGCGGCACCCGCCCCGTCGTCGCGCCCCGATCCGGGCTCCGGCCGGGGTCTGAGCATCTTGTGGCGCTGGTTGCCGACGCTGATCCGGGCGCTGCAGCGGCGTACCCGCGAGACCGTGTCCGAGATGCGCAAGGTGCTCTGGCCCTCCCGCAAAGAGATGATCACCTACACCATCGTGGTCATGATCTTCGTGGTGGTCCTGACGACCATCGTGGCGCTGCTCGACTTCGGACTTACCAAGGCAGTGCTCGCGATCTTCGGCTAGCCGGCCCGGTCCCGGCGGCCTGCCGGGACCCCGCGAGACACCCGCACCACGCGACAGCAAGGAAGAGAGCCTGTGACCGAGTTTCACAACAACGCCGCGGACGACGCGGCGGCTGACGGCAGCGCCGCCGAGCTGAACGCCGCTCCGGATGCCGAGGCCGTCCTGCCTGTTCTCGACGTCGAGGACCAGGTCTACGGGATCAGCGCCGAGGACAAGTACAACGAGGCCGCCGAAGAGCGCGCCGACGACGCCTGGGCCCGGGCGGCCGCCGAATTGAGCCTGGGCTCCGATCAGCCGGACGTCGCCGCGAGCGCCGAGGAGCCGGGCGGGACCGGTGAGGACGCCGAGCCGGCGCCGCTGGACCCGGTCGAAGAGCTGCGCGCCGAGCTGCGCCGCGCGCCGGGTGACTGGTTCGTGGTGCACTCCTACGCCGGGTATGAGAACAAGGTGAAGACCAACCTGGAAAGCCGGATCTCCTCGCTGGACATGGAGGACTACATCTTCCAGGTGGAGGTCCCCACCGAAGAGGTCGTCGAGATCAAGAACGGCAAGCGCCAGCAGGTCAACCGCAAGGTCTTTCCCGGCTACATCCTGGTGCGCATGGATCTCACCGACGACTCGTGGGGGGCGGTGCGCAACACCCCGGGCGTGACCGGCTTCGTCGGCGCCACCTCCAAGCCGTCGCCGCTGTCGATGGACGAGGTCATCAAGATCCTCGCGCCCACGGTGCAGAAGTCCGGCACTGCCGGCAAGTCCGGTTCGGCCGGCGCCGTGGACGGCTCCGGCTCGGCTCCGGCTGAGGTGGTCGACTTCGAGATCGGCGAGTCGGTGACCGTCATGGACGGCCCGTTCGCCACCCTGCCGGCCACCATCAACGAGATCGACGCGCTGCACGCCAAGCTCAAGGTGCTGGTCTCGATCTTCGGCCGCGAGACTCCGGTCGAGCTGTCCTTCAGCCAGGTCTCCAAGATCTAAGCGCCACCGACCGACCCGCACATCCCGCCCCTCACAAGAAGAGACGACGAAATGCCTCCCAAGAAGAAGAAGCTCACCGCGGTCATCAAGCTGCAGATCAAGGCCGGCCTGGCCAACCCGGCGCCGCCGGTGGGTCCCGCGCTCGGTCAGCACGGCGTGAACATCATGGAGTTCTGCAAGGCCTACAACGCCGCGACCGAAGCCCAGCGCGGTCAGGTCGTGCCCGTCGAGATCTCGGTGTACGAGGACCGCTCGTTCACCTTCGTCACCAAGACCCCGCCGGCCGCCCGGTTGCTGCTGCAGGCCGCTGGTGTCGAGAAGGGATCGGGCGAGCCGCACAAGACCAAGGTCGCCAAGGTCAGCATGGCCCAGGTCCGTGAGATCGCTCAGACCAAGATGGAAGACCTCAACGCCAACGACCTGGACCAGGCGTCGAAGATCATCGCCGGCACCGCCCGGTCGATGGGAATCACCGTCTCGGACTAGGCGTTGCCACC
It encodes:
- a CDS encoding pyridoxal phosphate-dependent aminotransferase is translated as MGIRISDRISAIAESATLAVDAKAKALKAAGRPVIGFGAGEPDFATPDYIVQAAREAAQQSRYHRYTPVAGLPELRTAVAAKTLRDSGYSVEASQVLITNGGKQAVYNTFATLLDPGDEVLLVAPYWTTYPEAVRLAGGVPVEVQTDETTGYLASVDQLEAARTERTKVLLFVSPSNPSGAVYPGEQVAAIGSWAAEHGLWVVTDEIYEHLVYGEHRNVSIATATPDLADRVVVLNGVAKTYAMTGWRVGWLIGPPDVVKAASNLQSHATSNVSNVAQVAALAAVSGDLSAVAEMRTAFDRRRQTILDMLRAIDGVVCPTPGGAFYAYPQVKGLLGRSLRGRTATTSAELATLILDEVEVAVVPGEAFGTPGYLRLSYALGDADLAEGIGRIQKLVADS
- the secE gene encoding preprotein translocase subunit SecE, coding for MTETQAAPAPSSRPDPGSGRGLSILWRWLPTLIRALQRRTRETVSEMRKVLWPSRKEMITYTIVVMIFVVVLTTIVALLDFGLTKAVLAIFG
- the nusG gene encoding transcription termination/antitermination protein NusG, which codes for MRRAPGDWFVVHSYAGYENKVKTNLESRISSLDMEDYIFQVEVPTEEVVEIKNGKRQQVNRKVFPGYILVRMDLTDDSWGAVRNTPGVTGFVGATSKPSPLSMDEVIKILAPTVQKSGTAGKSGSAGAVDGSGSAPAEVVDFEIGESVTVMDGPFATLPATINEIDALHAKLKVLVSIFGRETPVELSFSQVSKI
- the rplK gene encoding 50S ribosomal protein L11, with protein sequence MPPKKKKLTAVIKLQIKAGLANPAPPVGPALGQHGVNIMEFCKAYNAATEAQRGQVVPVEISVYEDRSFTFVTKTPPAARLLLQAAGVEKGSGEPHKTKVAKVSMAQVREIAQTKMEDLNANDLDQASKIIAGTARSMGITVSD